A single Stigmatopora argus isolate UIUO_Sarg chromosome 7, RoL_Sarg_1.0, whole genome shotgun sequence DNA region contains:
- the LOC144076989 gene encoding polyunsaturated fatty acid lipoxygenase ALOX15B-like, giving the protein MESLLALLHHCRGVGRPGELVRDVDPQEFEGLDPVYAYFIYEEWGQICAAFAKVQDYFFSLRVPVKSHLWNSVKYAPRGMWCSPFLGKLQWTPLHRHAKQNLLQVLPTNKHAQYKLRLWAIGRLKEEACSRVSGPRHMQERTMVEYHVTVYTGDQTYSSTINPVYIKLVGTEGKSERVWLRSFINLGGWETTLTISCPKSLGQLVLIELDKQNYYILPKDDWFASKVMVKRSEKEVYTFPIYSWISDGETHAFREGKALRIFDDTSSSGREVRRREMSKRSIIYNWDLSHDGIPYSIKADGPNDLPYKAQFSHTKAFDFVYTFSTGLIELGLKGLMINHENWEDLAQINAVFNNKDTFVSKFVQKHWEKDWLFGYQFLNGTNPNLIQRIKTLPANFPVTDDLICFPNNSNLDQELKHGNIYLCNFENLDGMRANIVEGVQQYLMAPLVLLHKRPDDTLMPIAIQLKQKPGEDNPIFLPSDSHHDWLLAKIFVRSAYFAEHQLNAHLLRTHLLAEVFAVSLLRNLPMVHPLYKLLVPHTRYTLQINELARDRLIGPKSVFTDIAASGGEALFKILERSLSKTTYRSLCLPDSITDRDMEDVPNFYYKQDGVRLWEIIYKFVQGIILHYYKSDKEVQRDTELQTWIGEIFKFGFLSNPESGIPDKFTTVSDLIKFVTMVIFTCSAQHAAVNSGQFDYGGWMPNTPSTLQQPPPSEKWKATKTTMLQTLPPINVTAQGIATTWLLSKQSSDFVRLGDYPEEHFTENTPRRLQKVFRTSLDELSAKIVSRNTDLKIPYTYLNPSKVENSVAI; this is encoded by the exons atggaatCACTTCTGgcccttcttcaccactgccgtggcgttggtagaccaggagagcttgtccgtgacgtggaccctcaggaatttgaaggactggaccctgtctacgcatacttcatttatgaggagtggggccagatttgtgctgcgtttgcgaaagtccaggattatttctttagtcttCGTGTCCCAGTGAAGTCACATCTATGGAATTCTGTTAAATATGCCCCTAGGGGAATGTGGTGCTCACCTTTCTTGGGAAAGCTGCAGTGGACACCATTGCATAGACACGCCAAGCAAAACCTGCTACAAGTACTTCCCACAAATAAGCATGCACAGTATAAATTAAGGTTGTGGGCAATTGGCCGTTTGAAAGAAGAAGCGTGTTCCCGTGTCAGCGGTCCTCGTCATATGCAAGAAAGAACCATGGTGGAATATCATGTGACTGTCTACACCGGCGATCAGACATACTCTAGCACCATCAACCCTGTCTACATTAAGCTAGTGGGCACCGAAGGCAAGAGTGAACGCGTCTGGCTCAGATCTTTCATCAACCTCGGTGGCTGG GAGACTACTTTGACCATTTCCTGCCCCAAGTCCCTCGGACAGCTGGTCCTGATAGAGCTGGACAAGCAAAACTATTACATTCTTCCCAAAGATGATTGGTTCGCCAGCAAGGTGATGGTGAAACGCTCCGAGAAAGAAGTCTACACCTTCCCCATTTACTCCTGGATCAGTGATGGGGAGACCCATGCCTTCAGGGAGGGCAAAG CTTTGAGGATCTTTGACGACACCAGCTCTTCGGGTCGGGAGGTGAGGAGGAGAGAGATGAGCAAGCGCAGCATCATCTACAA CTGGGATCTGTCTCACGATGGAATACCGTACTCCATCAAGGCAGATGGGCCAAATGACTTGCCCTATAAGGCTCAGTTCTCTCATACCAAGGCTTTCGATTTTGTATACACGTTTTCCACGGG GTTGATCGAGCTTGGCTTGAAGGGTCTGATGATAAACCATGAAAATTGGGAAGATCTTGCCCAAATCAACGCTGTGTTCAACAACAAAGACACCTTCGTGTCAA AATTTGTCCAGAAACACTGGGAGAAAGATTGGCTGTTTGGTTACCAGTTTCTCAATGGCACTAATCCCAATTTGATTCAACGTATCAAAACTCTGCCCGCTAACTTCCCCGTGACGGATGACCTGATCTGCTTTCCCAACAATTCCAACTTGGATCAGGAGTTGaag CATGGCAACATATACCTGTGCAACTTTGAGAACCTGGATGGGATGCGCGCCAACATTGTCGAAGGGGTTCAGCAATACTTGATGGCGCCCCTCGTTCTGCTTCACAAAAGACCTGACGACACCCTGATGCCGATCGCAATTCAG CTGAAGCAGAAGCCGGGAGAGGACAACCCAATTTTTCTCCCGTCGGACTCCCATCACGACTGGCTGTTGGCGAAAATCTTTGTGCGGAGCGCCTATTTCGCCGAACACCAGCTCAATGCGCATTTACTGCGCACTCATCTACTGGCCGAAGTTTTTGCAGTGTCGCTGCTTCGCAATCTTCCAATGGTGCATCCCTTGTACAAG CTCCTGGTACCCCACACTCGCTATACCCTGCAGATAAATGAGTTAGCTCGAGACAGGCTAATCGGACCCAAATCAGTCTTTACAGAC ATTGCCGCTTCAGGCGGGGAAGCATTGTTCAAGATCTTGGAGCGATCACTGTCCAAGACCACCTACAGGTCGCTTTGCCTCCCTGACAGCATTACCGATCGCGACATGGAGGATGTGCCCAACTTCTACTACAAGCAGGATGGAGTTCGGCTGTGGGAGATCATCTACAA ATTCGTGCAGGGGATTATCCTGCACTACTACAAGAGCGACAAGGAAGTCCAGCGAGACACTGAGCTCCAGACGTGGATCGGGGAGATTTTTAAATTCGGCTTCCTTTCCAATCCAGAATCCG GAATCCCTGATAAATTCACCACTGTGTCAGATCTGATAAAATTTGTCACCATGGTGATTTTCACCTGCTCGGCCCAGCATGCAGCTGTAAACAGCGGACAG TTCGACTATGGTGGCTGGATGCCCAACACCCCCTCAACCTTGCAACAACCTCCCCCCAGCGAAAAGTGGAAGGCAACCAAGACCACCATGTTGCAGACTTTGCCACCTATCAACGTGACCGCCCAGGGAATAGCCACCACCTGGCTGCTCAGCAAACAGTCTTCAGACTTT
- the tbck gene encoding TBC domain-containing protein kinase-like protein, whose product MQPLKDAQLGAFTFFASALPHDVCGSNGLPLTPNSIKILGRFQILKTLTHPRLCQYVDISRGKHERLIVVAEHYEKSLSDFQRLGQKVSPERVLQIAYEVLEGLAFMNKHGMVHRALNLNNVLLDCKGNVKLAKCGLYHMTDHGADVDFPIGYPSYLAPEVIAQGSFHPSDPYYDEAPRPSGPKTDVWSLGVLLFELCAGRRLLHNIEISERLKFILTLGCMDDIVTVLAEEHGCLEMIKELPETVLELLRKCLTFLPSKRPSPAELLGDAVFDGVSCLYTPFRKPVSLFSSSLRCAHLELPEDIGDLCKDEDDDYLSERAINEVYHLWCLAGGDLEKELTNKEIIQSKPPICTLPNFILEDGESFGQGRDRSFLLDDTTVTLSLCQLRNRLKDVAGEAYFPLLEDGRSNLTPSNSANELSATVKLPLIIRERDTEYQLLRVILFDRLLKAYPYKKNSVYKEARVDIPPLVRGLAWAALLGIEGDIQAKYESTDKDTPIPTDRQIEVDIPRCHQYDELLSSPQGHTKFRRVLKAWVVSHPDLVYWQGLDSLCAPFLYLNFNNEALAYACMSAFIPKYLYNFFLKDNSHVIQEYLTVFSQMIAFHDPELSNHLNEIGFIPDLYAIPWFLTMFTHVFPLHKIFHLWDTLLLGNSSFPLCIGMAILQQLRDRLLANGFNECILLFSDLPEIDIERCVRESINFFFRTPKSATYRQHAQPPKATADNGYGKTATYYSSDYQDFPKTDLSRDPLVLVDLKAEVSPRISAEDFISLCEMSDAANNSTKGNRPTIIAVDIRSAEDFNRGHMSGSVNIPFSTAFGADNEALQCPASGSLQAYKGRIVVIIGHAVKSASVFAAHLVKVKFPRVCILDGGINKLKPTGLLTVPSPQI is encoded by the exons ATGCAGCCCCTTAAGGATGCCCAGCTGGGTGCATTCACATTCTTCGCCTCAGCACTCCCCCATGATGTGTGTGGCAGCAATGGCCTCCCCCTGACCCCCAACTCCATCAAAATCCTGGGACGTTTCCAGATCCTGAAGACCCTCACTCATCCCAGACTCTGCCAGTATGTGGACATTTCCCGAGGAAAGCACG AACGTCTCATCGTCGTTGCAGAACACTACGAGAAGAGTCTTAGTGATTTCCAAAGACTGGGACAGAAAGTCAG cccAGAAAGAGTTCTGCAGATCGCCTACGAGGTCCTGGAAGGTCTGGCTTTCATGAATAAACATGGAATGGTGCACAGGGCCCTTAATCTGAACAATGTGCTTCTAGACTGCAAG GGCAACGTCAAGCTGGCAAAGTGTGGGCTCTATCACATGACTGATCACGGCGCTGATGTCGACTTTCCAATCGg CTACCCATCATACCTTGCTCCAGAAGTGATTGCACAGGGTTCTTTTCACCCTAGTGACCCCTATTACGATGAAGCTCCACGGCCATCCGGGCCCAAAACCGACGTGTGGTCCCTCGGCGTTCTGCTGTTTGAACTTTGTGCT GGTCGACGTTTGCTGCACAACATCGAAATCAGTGAGAGGCTGAAGTTTATTCTTACTCTGG GGTGCATGGATGACATTGTCACAGTTCTCGCTGAAGAACACGGCTGCCTGGAAATGATTAAG GAGTTGCCCGAGACGGTTTTGGAGTTGCTGCGAAAATGCTTGACCTTCCTACCTTCCAAACG cCCGAGTCCTGCCGAGCTTTTGGGGGACGCCGTGTTCGATGGCGTGTCGTGCCTTTACACGCCCTTCCGGAAACCCGTGAGTCTCTTCTCGTCCTCCCTACGCTGCGCGCATCTGGAGCTCCCCGAAGACATCGGCGACCTTTGCAAAG ATGAAGACGACGACTATCTCTCCGAGCGGGCCATCAACGAGGTGTACCACCTGTGGTGCCTTGCAGGGGGCGACCTTGAGAAGGAGCTGACCAATAAGGAAATCATCCAGTCCAAACCTCCCATCTGCACACTGCCAAA TTTTATCTTGGAGGACGGAGAATCATTCGGCCAGGGCAGGGATCGCAGTTTCCTATTGGACGACACCACAGTGACGCTTTCTCTCTGCCAGCTCCGGAAT AGACTCAAGGACGTCGCAGGTGAAGCCTATTTCCCTCTGCTAGAAGACGG ACGTTCAAATCTGACGCCGTCCAACAGCGCCAACGAGCTGTCGGCCACCGTCAAGCTGCCACTCATCATCCGCGAGAGAGACACGGAATACCAACTCCTGCGCGTGATCCTCTTTGATAGGCTGCTCAAG gCTTATCCTTACAAGAAGAACTCAGTCTATAAAGAAGCCAGGGTTGACATTCCACCGCTTGTGCGTGGACTAGCCTGGGCTGCTCTGCTGGGTATTGAG GGGGACATTCAAGCCAAGTATGAAAGTACCGACAAGGACACGCCCATTCCAACGGACAGACAG ATCGAAGTGGACATCCCACGCTGTCACCAGTACGACGAGCTGCTGTCCTCGCCGCAGGGTCACACCAAGTTCAGGAGGGTCTTGAAAGCCTGGGTGGTCTCTCATCCTGATCTGGTCTACTGGCAGG GTTTGGATTCCCTTTGCGCCCCATTTCTTTACTTAAACTTTAACAACGAAG CTTTGGCATACGCTTGCATGTCGGCCTTCATCCCAAAATACCTCTACAACTTTTTCCTGAAAGACAACTCCCACGTCATCCAAG AGTACCTGACCGTTTTCTCCCAAATGATCGCCTTCCACGACCCCGAGCTCAGCAACCACCTCAACGAAATCGGCTTCATTCCCGAC CTTTATGCCATTCCTTGGTTCCTCACCATGTTCACAC ATGTGTTCCCGCTGCATAAGATCTTCCACTTGTGGGACACTTTGCTGCTGGGGAACTCGTCATTCCCGCTATGCATCGGCATGGCGATATTGCAGCAACTCAGGGACCGCCTCCTCGCCAACGGCTTCAACGAGTGCATCCTGCTCTTCTCTGACCTGCCAG AAATTGACATAGAACGCTGCGTCCGGGAATCCATCAACTTCTTCTTCCGGACACCAAAAAGCGCCACCTACAGACAACACGCGCAACCACCCAAGGCCACGGCCGACAACGGCTATGGAAAAACCGCAACGTACTACTCGTCCGACTACCAAGATTTTCCCAAAACGGACCTA TCTCGTGATCCTCTGGTACTTGTGGACCTGAAAGCCGAAGTGTCGCCTCGCATCTCGGCAGAGGATTTCATCAGCCTCTGCGAGATGTCCGACGCCGCAAATAACTCCACCAAAGGCAACAGGCCGACGATTATCGCCGTGGACATTCGCAGTGCAGAGGA CTTCAACAGAGGCCACATGTCCGGCAGCGTCAACATTCCATTCAGTACGGCGTTCGGCGCGGACAACGAGGCGCTGCAGTGTCCGGCATCGGGAAGCCTCCAGGCATACAAAGGACGGATCGTTGTCATCATCGGCCACGCTGTGAAAAGTGCTTCAGTG TTTGCTGCACACCTTGTGAAGGTGAAATTCCCACGGGTTTGCATACTGGATGGAGGCATCAACAAGCTGAAGCCCACTGGACTATTAACTGTTCCTTCCCCTCAAATATGA